In the Choloepus didactylus isolate mChoDid1 chromosome 3, mChoDid1.pri, whole genome shotgun sequence genome, CCTCTCTTTTTGACTGTTCTGAAATTCCCAACACCCTCCTTGGCTGCCAGAGATAATTCCTGTTTCCTTATTATTCAGAGAAATTTAGCTCACTTTTGCATTAGTCTCAATACTTCAAAAACTCCTAGATCGGTCTGACCCTAATAAAAGTCCCCAAACAAGAAAAACATCTACCCTGAGGTAAATTCTGCTTCTTTGATATTGTAGAAATTGTTgcttgctgtgctggtttgtttgtattgtgtcccccagaaaaagccatgttctttgatgcagtcttatgggggcagacatgttagtggggattaagttggaacgtttggattaggttgtttctatggaaatgtgccccacccaactgtgggtgatgactctgattggatagtttccatggaggtctggcaccacccattcagcctgggccttactagagcattatataagctcagacagaaggagcaagcttgctacagccaagaggtacacttggaagaatgcacaggagctgagagaggagctgaagcttacagagacatttttgagatggcctttgaaagcagacttttgctcttgggaagctaagagagtacaaacaccccgtttgctccagagaagttaagaaggacaaataccccaagagcaactaagagtgacatttttgaggaactgcagcctagagaggaacgtcctgggagaaagccattttgaaactagaacttggagcagagaCCAGCCACGtgtttcccagctaacagaggttttctgacgccattggccatcctccagtgaaagtacccgtttgttgatgacttaccttggacactttatggccttaagactgtaacttcgtaaccaaataaaccccctgtataaaagctgatccatttctggtgttttgcattctggcagcattagcaaactagaacagattttggtaccagagaagtggggtgctggtgctgctgaatttgcaaataccaaacatgttggaacagcagcattagcaaactagaacactggcatttctttttttaaataacaaattctTTTCTCTCCAGTTATATGATTTATCTTGGCAATTTCTCCTCCCAccttttagattttgtttttagTTCCTAATTCCTGAGGCTTTTTGAGTTCAAATTGTCTACTCTAGTGGTTAAGGAAAACTGATGGTGGATGGCTATCCCTATGTACAGAAGGGTAGCAGCTAAGGTTTAGTTCTCTGGTGAAAGAGATACTAGCcgttatttccttttaaaaaattttcggTTAAACAAGTTCCTTATTAAAACAGTTGACTCGAAACAGCATAGTTAAATACTATGTTGAAAGGATGAGATTTCTTCCTCTGCACAGCAAACATTTAAAGAGAGCAAACAGACACCTTTCCCTCTAATCTGTTACCAATTTGCTCCAGTTCATCATCTTATTCACAGATTTAGATTAGACTGTTATTTTGTAATTTGCTCACTTCCTTAAAATGTGAGGTCAAAAACCTTCCTGGGAAGTTGAAGCCAACTTGGTATCAAAATGCTTCAAGTGACTTCTTGGCCAGTGACTGTTGATTAACTTGCTATCAGTAAGGAAGGGTGCCTGCTTTTCCTTCTCAGTTAATACCCTCCTTTGTCTTTACAGGCCAGAAAAGGAAGTGACAATATGTGGAAGCATCTGTGATGGCaatctctttttttatcttcctttCAATAAGAAAGCAACTTTCCATTTTCTTCGGAAGGATAAAATAACCACAAATAGCTTTCTCTCAGTTAATTGGCTGAGAGATCACTGGCATTTAAGTTGAAAAGTACAGTTTACagattaaatacaattaaaaaaattcctttatcAGTTGCTCTCATATATAAACTCTGTTAAGCTCCAAACTGCCTGCTGGTATAGCAAAATGTAACTTAAATTTTTAGGCAGAAAacaattcttattattttaagtAAGGGAAGAATTTCTGTGTGGCTGGTAGCACTCTGGGATTGAGTTATGGAAAATAGGGAATTGAATCATGTATGTTTGGGAGTCAGACAGATGGGGGGTGATGCAAAAGCGTATGAGCAAAGCTGAAGGCAGAAATGAGAATAATATGTTTCGATGACTGTGATAAGTGCAGTTGTGATTGATTTGAagaaaacctggaagaaaaattaGAGTGAAACGTATCAATCAAGTAAACAATATGTATTTAGGATCttcctatgtgctaggcactgcttCAGGCACTAGGGATGCAGTGGTGAACATGACAAAGTTTCTGCAGTCAAGGAACTAAGAtttcttggggtggggggaagacaaggagaggaaattacctcatgaagaaaataatttcatactgTAATGAAGTTTAAAAGAAATGCAACAGGCTACAgccatcagaattttaaaattcgtACTCTTTTAGGTAAACGTAGAGCAAGCATCTCATATGTTGCATCTTTTATTCTTGCCCTTAATGTCTGCACGTCTACTATTATCCTCAATAAGAATTTCCTAGTAGGAGTCTTTTAAAACTATGTGCCCATTTTGTGAAGGTTGGTTTAGTTAGCACTCTTATAAGCCCTAAGTCCACTTAACTGTCACACATAAAGGGCAATACATTTTTGCAATATGCAGAAAATGATTGATTGAGGGCACATGTCAACTCCCCTAATTGTGTCCTAGTTGTGGAAGCCTCACTTTTCCTTAGGAAATCAGCATGTGACACATGACCACCTGACATGCATTGAGTGAAGATGACTGTCAATTGCTGGGTTAAGATTTATAGGAAATCTtcagttctttcttattttttagacAAAAATGTaagttctaaatattttcatttcatccaCTCGTAGGGTATACATACCCTACTACAATAGGGAGGACCTGGGGAAATGATGGCTATTTTACTACGAGTAATAAGGGAAGGAGAATCTGTAAAGAGGCATTTAAATTGAAATTCAAATGATGAGGAAGGAATAGCCATGCAAAGAAGAGTATCTATCAGTGAAGCAGAGACGCAGGGAATATTAAGGGAATAaaggatttattataggaatcagATCTTATACAACAAAGGAAGATCTGGGGACATGAAAGTCTAAAAGGGAGAGACAAGGGATTGAAGAAAGTATTGCTGACCAGTCCATGAGAAGCACTGGAATAGCTGGACAATTCAGAGCCTGTGAGAAAACTCAAGAATCCAAGCCTATCCAGGTGCCGAACTGAGACTGCTAGGAGTCTATGGAATGCTATTATCCCTGTGTAACTACTGCCTCTGTAGTCCATTGCCAAATATCTCATAGAACACGCAGGACCACGATGGTCAGGAGGCCAGCATTTGGGAAGATGATCTGAACACAGAGGAGGAGAGCAAAGACAAACTGGGATCCACTGGGTACCACTGTGTCTGTCTGTCATTACATTTACTCAAGATTAATAGCCACTGCTTCACTTCTGCCTTTCAAATCTCGTGCAAGTTCCTCTTTTAGCTAACTCCAATCCACAACCACGTAGGATAGGAAATTCTGAGAACACAGTGCCCATTTAACCAATAGAGAACAGTATATACAAAGGCCCTGAGAAGTAAATGAACTTGGTGTGctcaagaaacaaaaacatgagACTGAAGCTTAATCAGTCAGGTGGAGGGTAGAGAGGGAGACACAATCAGAGAGGTAGGCTGAGTCTACCTCATGTAAGGCCTTGTAGGCCAAAAATTTTGACTTAATTCTAATGGCAGAATTTTAAGCAAGGCAGTGGTATTGTATGAGGTAAGCTTTAGAAAGTTCTTTCTGGCTGTTATGTGGAAAACGGATGATagggagcaagagaaaagttGAGGAAAAAGTGGCAGCTGGGAAAACAAGAGGCTATTGAGGTAGTCCAGGAAAGAGACAACGGTGACCTGGACTAGGAATATGAAAATGTAGATACTGAGACTTGGTTCAGCAGGCTTTTGGTTTGATCTATCTAGCATATTTTTTCAGTCCTGGAaacatttctgtgtgtgtgagaTGTGAACACCTTCTGTTGTAACTGGTGGAGGAGGGTTGGACTAAAATTGAATGCTTTCTATGCACCCAGATCTATGCTGGGTATGTACCTCACTACAGactgaatgaggaaactgaggcacagggaggttaaaTACTGTACTTGAACCAAGCTCACACAGCGAATAAGTGGTGGGCTTCTGACCTGGCCCCTAATCCAGATCTCTCAGAATCtacaattttagctctttccatCGTACCCTTCTGCCTCTCAGGTGGAGGCCCTGTGGGTGTTCATATCCACCATCAGTGGCTGATACCTGCCCAAACATCACACTTGCCTGGCCCATCTATCTCAAGTGTAGAAGGCTGATAATCTTTATCCACTTTCAGCCCTCTTCGAGACACCACACTGCATATTATCTCTAGCCCAAGTTTCCTGAActcttaataatatttaaacaTATGTAATTTTAGGAGATGAAAAGGGGTGAggacatttttgttttcctagatGTATACTTCACTGGGAATAGCATCACTCttgaagatgaagaaacaaagtgCATTCTACTTAACTCTTTTAAGTCAATATTGTTATAAAGCAGAGTTGTCATATTTTCCATAGaaggttttttcttttccaaaacagCCCTTTAGAAAGTGTCCATGTCTTTATCTCAATTAATGCTACATCTTGTCTGAGAGGAGAgctaaaaggcaaatgaataaagaccaaaaaaaaatcaggatttgTTTTCTGAGCAATGGTCTATTTATTGATACCAATGTCTTTTAACAAAGAAAGTATTTCAGAGTACAAGGTATAAACGTCAGTGTTTCTTTGAACTCAATTATTTTCTTAGAGGATATAGATGTATACATACATGATGAATGAttataatgtgtgtgtatatatatttataatagatatttaataaaaatatgtggTCTTTGGTTATCAGTTACACAATGTCCACTTTACCTGTGATTTGTATGGTAACTGGGTTGCAGACTCTCAAATTGTGGAACATTTAGATTTTTCAGGAGTTACACAAAAAGAACTGAAGAGTTTCATAATTAGATAAGGGGTTTCTTGGGTGGAATTACCACCGGGTAGCACTCAAAATCATCTGCAGTGTGAGGAGTGACAAAATTTGAGAACATAAGTAGAGGCGTAAATTCTAGCTAAAGACATCCTCTCCTACACAATTCACTGAATCCTCAGGGGTTTCCAAGCCCTGCAGGGGTTTATTGGGCACCAAACATGCTTCCACTAGCGGGATTGCTGcttcctccagcttctggtgttttgctgCTCCCTTTCTTCTTGAGAACTGGTATGGTAATTGATAATCTCCATACTTTACAAACTCGGAAACAAGTTAAACTGACAGtgaaattcattattttcctaaaatgaaTTTTCACAAGGATCTTGGTAACTATCTTATCAGATCACATGAAGCAGAGGCTTGTCAGGAATGGTACTGAAGGAAATTTTGTATTGGGCGGGGAAAGGTTGGACACCAGATGATCTCCAAAGCCCTTTCCCATGGTAAAATGCTGTGATTTTAGGTGTCttgtatattttaagaaaatatcccAGAATATGCACAAGTGTTTGAAACATGTGCTTCTTATTATTGGAGAGGCCAAGTTAATATCCTGTTATTGTAGGATGGGGAAGTTGCATCACCCCCTACCCCTGCAGTGACAGTGGCCTGAAAATAATGAGTAAAAGAGGTTATCACAGGTTAGACAATATGGAGTAGCCAGTAAATGACTAACCCCTGCTCTGAGGAGATGGTCTCGTTGTCCTCCTACCTGTAATGACTGCATTTAAGAAATTAATCAAAACCTAGCTCCACAATATATTAGGCATTGTGGCAGATTCATGGAAATATAGTgtggcccctgccctcaaggtGCTTGCAATCTGGTTGGACAGAcagaataaacacacaaaaattaattagCTAACAATTAAATTCTCCCCATGTGGTACTGAAAACAATTGAAATAGGGGTTTTAAGATAATTCAAATGTCCAGAAAGGTTTTATTTAAGAGGCAGGACCTGAACTGAGCCTTGAAGACTTGATCAAGTGAGAATGAGTGGGGAAAAGAAAGCATTTCCTGTGGGGTGCTGGGGAAAGGGTGAGAAAGGAGCAACTCCAGGTGGGTGAGAGAGTATGATATGTAGCGGAGAGGAGGCAGACTTTGAATTGTGGTATGATGGTGAAGAACTGATTTGACTGAAGCAAAGGGGAACAGTACGAAATAAAGTGGTCAGCCTGGGCAGGCAAGATGTAGTCACATTAAGGAGGACCTCAAAAGTCAGACAGAAGGTTCTGAAAGACAAGCACTAGTGATCTTCCATGGTAGTCCCCAGAAACAAACAAGGCAGATCTCCCAGATACATTGTGTGGGAGGCTCATAAACTGATTCAAATACAGAGCTGGCAGCCATGGCAGCTGGGTGAGATCCAGCTCAATTCCAAGCTGCCTGGCCCACCTGCATGCTGACAAGCTTAAGGCTTGCTGACATGTGCTTCAGAATACTCTCTAGAGGCTGCAGTTACTGACTCAGGAAGCTTAAGGCTGCTCTCCTAGCAGCTGTTGTATGTGGGATGCGGGTGTATGGGCATTTGTCCAGGTGTGGGTGTTACTATGATTGTGGTCTTAAGCATGATAAAATTCAGGAGAAAAACAATGACAAATTATAGGCTCTACAATTCTTAATATTTGGATTTTAAAAGCAACTTTCTAGCTTTAGTTATAATTTCTTAATGATGTTCTAACTTCTAGTAAAATTAACAAGCTTATGTATTAAGACACCTTCCccttttggggttatttttttacaactaaaaaaaaaaacgttttcAACGCAGAATACTTGTTGGTAAAGTGGCCTCTTAGGTAGACTTCTTTTGACGAGGATGTTGAGATTTTTTGACTTTTAGAACTTTCttgattttttgatgttttttccctttcttttgctttttcttttggctGAGCTGCAAGGAGAGGGAAAATAACAGATAATGCTTATCTTATCATTTTCCTTCCTTATACTATATTTGGATTTTCCTGACTGTGGTCTTTCTTTATCCTCAAAACTGGTTTAAAGTTACTTCTCTCCCAAAGGGGTTCCTTTTGATTCTCTCTACTTTGCCCACTCTGAGAAGGAGGAAACAGCCTTCTAAATGGTCTTCACATGTCTATTCTCCTGGATTATTACAATTCTTGCCCCAATCCTGCTTACCATCCACTTGCCACCTTTACAACCCTCTGAGGTACGTACTATTATCACTTGTTTTTTACatatgaggagactgaggctttgAGAGGGTGCTTGCCCAAAGTTTCACAGCTAGTATGTGACAAAATGACTAGTTTCTCAGGCTCCAGATCCCAAGCTCTTAACCACATACTCTGTGGCTGTCTTCAAATCCAGCTCCACAGCATATCATACAGGATCTTTCCCACTCTGGTCTCATCTACTTTTCTACCTTCAATCCCTTCACTCCCTCCACACAACTTCCAGCCACATTACTTTAGGCTCCCTGAACACAGCAAGCTCTTGTGTGAATCTACATTTTTGTTCATGCTGTCTTTACCCTCTTGATGAACTACTTATCTTTCACGAACCAAATCAAATGTCACCTGATCTGAGAAGCCTTCCTTAACACTCACCCTGCACCTGAGGTAAAGTTTATTACTTCTTCCTCTGTAATCTTCAAGATTCTTGTACATATCCTTGTATTTCTAATATTCTACCATAACCAATAGTTAGCATATTTGTCTCTATTTGCTACAGAGGGAAGGGACCATATCTTATTACCTTTGTATTTTCAGTGTCTACCTTTCaattcaatacatttttattgtactGAATAAGAAAGACAAGCTCCCCTCCCTCATGGACACACATTCTAGCTGGGGAGAGATACAAGTGATACAATATGCAGGGATGCAATTATACTACTATGTGGTGACATCATTCCAGGAATAAAACAGGAGCACAATAGTATGAATGAAAAATTATCCTAAAATGAGCAGTAcaaattctttttcttccaaagttgatttcttaaaaaaagaaaaattccttttTACCAACCTGTTTCTCCCAATCTTTCATCAATTTCTTCACATATGTTGAATCTGGGTTTAGACATGTTTGATCCCCATTCTTCATTGTAGCACTGCCAAGGAAATagtaatgtgattttttttctgtaggtAATTGCTTCATCTCCCCTCACCCCCTAGAAAACTCAGCTTCCCAActagaatatatttatattatcacTATAAATATCTGAGACTTCCAatatttttcctgtcttcttattttctaaatgagTGAGTAGACTTAAATGAATTGCTAAGATAATACAtaaacctaaatttaaaaaactCCAACAGGTTAATGCTATGGGAGAAAGTTACATTAACAGGATAATATTGGTTCTATTCTGCTGGAAATAGTTACTTATGTTCAAGTGGAGAAGCAAAATAGACAAGTTATCAATGTAAATACTTTTcaatggaaataatgaaaatcagcaTGAATTTTGCTGAGTTtctcaatgaaaatatttaaaatataatcgaATGTTTTACTAAAGACAAAATTAAGAGACTGTCTCAGAGCAGAACATCCAGGACTAAtttaaaggtttttttctttgattcctcTGTATGAACTGAGACTAAGAGTAGCCATTCTGTACGTCATCCTTGATTTAGGTATCTTAGGACTTAGAACATGCATATTCTTTAAGCTAGCAATTCTATCACTACAAAGGTAATAGGAAagaattaaagataaaatattgCTACAATAACAGTTTGATTTCAATAGCAGAAACTTGGAAATAACCTACATTTCTAATAATAGGAGATTGATTTTTGTATCATACCTCCATATGATACAACATAATTTGGCCATTAAAATGACATTATTAGGGAAAAATGACATTATGAGAGATTTACTGACATAAGAAAATGTTCGAGATGTTAACGTTAATGACAATGTTAAATGAAAAGCAGATTATAAAACAGTATATAGAGTATGACTTTttttgtgtgcacgtgtgtgtgtactTGGAAGATTTGGAAGGAGTTAAcagtatttgttaaattaaattaaagtgatttttattttattcttttggtttatCTGCATTAATcgttttctacaatgaacatgtattactttGTAATACTTGGTTCCTGAGTTCCACCAGGAAATTCCTTGTTttttagaagaagaaaagtaAGGTGTAGACCAGATTTGTGAAGGGGCTAATCATCTGAATTTTAAGTGTATATATGGGTAAGTAGTCCAGGGCTAATATTCACACTAAAATTAATGTCCCTTCCAATATGGCACATGCATGTCAAATGGGCTTTTACTTACATGATTTCAGTTTTCTCACAGGAAGGGCTTGGAGCAAATTGTTTAAGATCTTTCAAAGATTGCTGATGGATTGTCTCTTGGCTAGCGTCGATGCAGGAACAGCGTCCATTCTTCATTATTAGAGTTCCTAAGGGAAAGCGTAAGGGTAGAAGATATTGgtttagggaaatatcttaatttAGGAGATTCATCAAAATGATCCAATTGTCTTAATAAAAATTACTGCTATCATTTACTGAGTTTTGGCAAATCAGCCCCACAAACTTTTAAGGTAGGTATTAacttcattttatcattttatagataaggaaggTAAGgttcagaaagattaagtaaagAACAAAGTCATTTAGCTTTTAGGGAGCTGGGTCAGAGTTTCAGTTTGAGTCTCTCTGAGTCCAAAGGCCTTGCTATTAACTAGAATATCTTACAACCTTAGGAGAAAAAGAGACTCATGATATTTAATGAACAATTATCACAGACCAGATACAGACACAAAGATACCTAATGTGCAAATTCATGTGTGATATGCGAGCCACAGTTTCTTACAGAACTTCCACAGCCCTGActacttatttattcattatttatatcTGAACTTAGTGGAATGGAGTTGGTGTTGGTTTGAGCAGAAAGCTCTACTTATAATCAATTATCACCACCATCTTCATCCTCATCATCCCCTACTGCCTTGCTTTTATATAGTGCTTTAGGTTTTCAAAAACCCTTTAAAATATGTtatcttcattccttcattctttcattcattcaacatctaCTTATtcagcacttactatatgccacaCATAGTGTGGTAGGTAGAAAAGGTGTAATACagaatctccattttacagaggaggaaactgaggcctagaaaggttaagtaatttgcccaaggtaaaCAGATTAGGGACAGCCTCTTTGATTATTAGATCTGTGAGCAGTCAACCACAGACATACTTATCAAGAAACAATAGCAGGGTGATGAAGTTAATTGAGGAGACAGAATCTTTCATCtcattgtcattcagttcaacgaacatttattgaacacttaccgCCTGCCAGGAATTCACATGCCTAGACTCAGAAGACTTGTGTTTGACTTGGCAGGTCCAAGTTATGAACTTCGGATAGCTGATCACATCACTGAGAAGCTTTTATGAATGACTCACATCACTTTCTGATGCATGCAGAACATTCATCTTTATCGGATGAACCAAGAGGCTTTTATAGTGATTCATATCTCTCACTTTACTAACCTAATATAACTCTGAATTCCTTACCTTGAACTCCAGTCAGAAACAGAAAGATGATACCCAAGAGGAGAGAAACACCACTTTTCTTCATGGTGATAGGATCGTGGTCTACTGAGTCACTTCTGTATAGGATTTCAAGCCTGAGAAATTCTTTAGAGAACATGTTCCTGGGAATCATATTTATTTAGGAAATCCATTTCCCTCCTAAACTCTGATTGGTTAGTGTTACTAGCTGATCTAGATAAACTGACTACAAACTTGATTGTGCTGGGGGAAACCCTACTCTCAGATCCAAGGgaatttctgcattttttatttccatttcacataAATGGGTGGTTTATAGTAAGGGATGTGAAACCAACATCACTGACAGCCTTTAGCACACTCATAGCTGCTCACCTGAGTGAAGATTAGGTTATataattgttttggtttg is a window encoding:
- the CXCL9 gene encoding C-X-C motif chemokine 9 produces the protein MKKSGVSLLLGIIFLFLTGVQGTLIMKNGRCSCIDASQETIHQQSLKDLKQFAPSPSCEKTEIIATMKNGDQTCLNPDSTYVKKLMKDWEKQLSQKKKQKKGKKHQKIKKVLKVKKSQHPRQKKST